Proteins co-encoded in one Schaalia radingae genomic window:
- the rpmG gene encoding 50S ribosomal protein L33 has protein sequence MASKSQDVRPKITLACSECKERNYITRKNRRNTPDRLELAKYCPRCRKSTTHRETR, from the coding sequence GTGGCAAGCAAGTCTCAGGACGTTCGCCCCAAGATCACTCTGGCGTGCTCGGAGTGCAAGGAACGTAACTACATCACCAGGAAGAATCGTCGCAATACGCCTGACCGCCTCGAGCTGGCCAAGTATTGCCCGCGTTGCCGCAAGTCGACGACGCACCGCGAAACTCGGTGA